Proteins encoded within one genomic window of Panicum virgatum strain AP13 chromosome 1N, P.virgatum_v5, whole genome shotgun sequence:
- the LOC120656688 gene encoding anaphase-promoting complex subunit 8-like, protein MASAKETYRAELRAAARQLGERCLYSAAKWAAELLVGVDMDTAPAPSAAMDTPSSSSAASAGRLLHLHRSGGSSFRHRPRPGCGSTSEAGTPLGGVSYVSTPIPDDDAFDSGGDKYLLAKTYFDCREYRRAAHVLQNQAGRKAVFLRCYALYMAGEKRKEAEMIELEGLLGKSNAVNQELVALERELSAHRRTGSIDSFGLYLYGLVLRDKGCEGLARTILVESVNSYPWNWSAWSELQSLCTSSDILNNLNLKNHWMKEFFLASTYLELKMHEEALKRYERLMGVFRCSGYIQAQIATVQYSMRDLDEAEMIFEELLGIDPFRVDSMDIYSNLLYAKESLTALSFLAHRVFLTDKYRPESCCIIANYYSLKGQHEKSVLYFKRALKLDRKYLSAWTLMGHEYVELKNTPAAIDAYRRAVDINPRDFRAWYGLGQTYEMMGMPFYALYYFRKSSYLQPNDARLWIAMAQCYESDPLQMIEEAIKCYERAANCNDTEGIALHQLAKLHGMLGQSEEAAFYYKKDLERMEVEERQGQNFVEALLFLAKHYKSIGSFEEAEHYCTRLLDYTGPEKETAKNMLQGIKRLQSGFPSMDIDHFAL, encoded by the exons ATGGCTTCCGCCAAGGAGACCTATCGcgccgagctccgcgccgccgcccgtcagCTCGGCGAGCGCTGCCTCTACTCTGCCGCCAAATG GGCCGCCGAGCTGCTCGTCGGCGTAGACATGGACACGGCCCCGGCCCCGTCGGCCGCGATGGACACCCCGTCCTCCTCGTCCGCGGCCTCCGCAGGGCGGCTGTTGCACCTGCACCGCAGCGGGGGTTCCAGCTTCCGCCACCGGCCCCGCCCCGGATGCGGCAGCACCTCGGAGGCTGGGACCCCGCTAGGCGGCGTGTCGTACGTCAGCACGCCCATTCCCGACGACGACGCGTTCGATTCGGGCGGCGACAAGTACCTGCTCGCCAAGACCTACTTCGACTGTCGGGAGTACCGTCGCGCCGCCCACGTGCTGCAGAACCAGGCTGGGCGCAAGGCTGTGTTCCTGCGATGCTACGCGCTCTACATG GCTGGAGAGAAGCGGAAAGAGGCAGAGATGATAGAGCTTGAAGGATTGTTGGGCAAGAGTAATGCTGTTAATCAGGAACTAGTTGCTTTGGAGAGAGAACTGTCAGCACACCGGAGAACTGGTTCTATTGATTCATTTGGGCTCTACTTGTATGGCCTTGTTCTTCGTGATAAAGGATGCGAAGGTCTAGCTAGGACAATTTTGGTAGAATCTGTCAACAGCTACCCGTGGAACTGGAGTGCTTGGTCAGAGTTACAATCTTTATGCACCAGCAGTGACATTCTGAATAACTTAAATTTGAAGAATCACTGGATGAAAGAATTCTTTCTTGCCAGTACATATCTGGAACTAAagatgcatgaagaagctcTGAAAAGATATGAGCGCTTGATGGGGGTCTTCCGCTGCAGTGGCTACATTCAGGCTCAAATTGCAACGGTGCAGTATAGTATGAGGGACCTGGATGAAGCGGAGATGATTTTTGAAGAACTGCTCGGGATTGATCCTTTCCGTGTGGATTCTATGGATATTTACTCAAATTTACTATATGCAAAAGAAAGCTTGACTGCTTTGAGTTTCCTTGCACACAGAGTATTTTTGACAGATAAATACCGCCCAGAATCCTGCTGCATAATTGCAAATTACTACAGTCTGAAGGGCCAGCATGAGAAATCAGTTTTGTACTTTAAAAGGGCACTAAAGCTCGATCGAAAATACCTCTCAGCTTGGACCCTTATGGGACACGAGTATGTTGAGCTGAAAAATACTCCTGCTGCAATTGATGCCTACAGAAGAGCTGTTGATATTAATCCTAGAGATTTCCGTGCTTGGTATGGTCTTGGTCAAACCTATGAGATGATGGGGATGCCATTTTATGCACTTTATTACTTCCGGAAATCATCATATCTGCAACCCAATGATGCTCGTCTCTGGATTGCCATGGCTCAGTGTTATGAAAGTGATCCGCTTCAAATGATTGAAGAAGCCATCAAGTGCTATGAGAGGGCTGCAAATTGCAATGACACTGAAGGAATAGCACTTCATCAACTAGCAAAGTTACATGGCATGCTGGGGCAGTCTGAGGAAGCTGCATTCTACTACAAGAAGGATTTAGAGAGAATGGAGGTTGAGGAAAGGCAAGGCCAGAATTTTGTTGAAGCTTTGCTTTTCCTTGCTAAGCATTACAAGAGCATAGGCAGTTTCGAGGAAGCAGAACACTATTGTACAAGGCTCTTGGACTACACTGGTCCT GAGAAGGAGACTGCTAAAAATATGTTACAAGGGATAAAAAGATTACAGTCGGGGTTTCCGTCAATGGATATTGACCATTTTGCACTGTAA